taacttTTGTTGATTTCATAAACCACTTGTAGGCTTGGGGTccattcatcactttgttttctcaaacatttgaatgaaagataaatcaagttcaatttaatgaccttgattaactacttgtaggTTTATTCAAACACAcattcaagaatgatgccgattcctgctccacgattaccaacttgggagctccggcaagtccagaGTTTAGTCATGATAGGTTCTATCCCAGAGACTAACTCGGGATGAACCATCTCCATCTGACTTTTtagttttcttctcataaaattctttaacccccttcaccttcccatcaatcattttttCAAAAATGTTCTGAACAgtggggttaaagaccttttcaggaaagaattgatttgaaatctcaacttttccaacttttgatttcaaattctcagcccgcaatggtggaaaatttgcatcatccaaagTCGGAACTGATTTCTCTTCTTTTacaacaacttgtggctcctctaattttgtggaatcagattcatcaccagaattatCACTTgaattcttaacaacccacttttggttgttaagtttctcttttcttttgcaaacacttttcgaacattcaccaacctcaaaaatagaattttaaaaaattttgaaTATTTTGGTTGATAGTTcgtttttctcaacaactttctttTTACGTTTCTAAGAGACttcttgtttttatttgtttGCCATAGGACAATTCcttgcaatgtgaccaactgttttgcattgaaaacaggttcttgtctccttcttCTGCTGAGCAACACCTTTCTttatttcttcttgcttctttgcaaggaaatCTTTGTTAGTTTGCTTTCTGAACACTTGCTCTTTTTCTGCTTCTGATGATTTTCCTGAAACAAAAATAGTTTTTGATTTATAagttttcttatttttataatttttcggtggaataaaaccaagacatTTCATTTTAAAGTTaacgttatggtttggtttcttttgaaaactagaactgtaaccctttttcttgtttaaacgttgttgaactcttgaggtgtaaggtttgggtttttcagaaagatttccatcttttatttcagaaatattaatttctgttagtttgaaaacctgttttatcatttctggtttaacacctcttattggaaaatcTTCATCGAAATATAAtctgtctgaatcattcaaagtatatccCACTTTGATTAATCCgccattcaaattagattttgacaatagaaattctttattgtaaacccgtttgccctgtttgactttttgacttgaCGTGtcagactctgactttgactctgattttaactccgactttgactcctctatttcatctttatccaacacctgatcgaccactttccttattaactcggactcatgatcagtgtcagatgatgtgaacgtgacatcaatgttttctggcaagttatcagATGACTCacactcccactgtaagtttgttgcctttttgactctttccgAATTTGGATTTCgcggagaatatccattttcgacagggggtggacatttgttatagacaacacttggtttcttaccagaaatcttcacttcatcatcttcttttatttcaGACTTCTTCTCTTCCgaattcttttcttcttcaaacgtcttcattCCTTCCACTATggggtaaatcctgtcaaccacaaaagtagaacatgagtaactttttaataatctGTTAACTCTCTCGATTTCTATTCTCTGAGTTTCCAGTTTCAACTCAAGCTCAGCACACTTTTCAGTGTAATAGTTGACACtatcaagctgtctcatgtatgctcctttgagtgtcttcattgctgtggCTTGCTCAGTGCTTGTCTCATTGtattgattcatggctttgttcaagacatcatatgaCTCTTTCAGCCTTTTTATATTATGTAGGAATTCATTGTTTTGCTTTATCAGAGATTCATAGTTCATACATTTCTTAGAAACCTTGACTGCATTAGCATCTGTTTTAATTTCAAAcgctggaacttctttgactttTCTCACTTGAATTTCTTCTTCAACCTTTTactttttctcagcttcagcttgtCTCATttgctcttcttcttcttcttcgtatttcttctttttctcaacTTCAGCATTTAAATGTTTTCTAATTTTTTCTGCCCAATAGTCATCAGTATAATCATTAACAatttgagcaacaaaagcttgACCCTTTAGAATTTATTTATCCGGACAatacttatcccagctaaaattttcccagctaaagccttctggtaatctttcatcatcttgatccgATATTTTGTTCAACATACATGCTTTACTCTCTTCTGAAATAAATTTATCCCAGTGAatccttttgatgaacttccATCATCTTGATTGACCAGACAAActttctttgaatcttcaatcaccTTTCTATCATGTGCAGTTTGTTGTTATTCTTGTTGATACGGCTGTTGAGCAACTTGGTGATAAATTGCTTTTCGATAATAGTCATTGTTTCCAAagggattttgagctccacttgcttcacgatttgtgcactctctcttgaaatgccccttttccct
The sequence above is drawn from the Helianthus annuus cultivar XRQ/B chromosome 12, HanXRQr2.0-SUNRISE, whole genome shotgun sequence genome and encodes:
- the LOC110875724 gene encoding structural maintenance of chromosomes protein 1A-like, with amino-acid sequence MENEFYNAFASPMTITQSTMLENETGTTQKPPKLMDIDEFSGWAECFANWVEAYHLDAWEHTEFQYARPVGDNNVKIPIRELSAEEKKKYIDEKMMGQAFVAQIVNDYTDDYWAEKIRKHLNAEVEKKKKYEEEEEEQMRQAEAEKKLKESYDVLNKAMNQYNETSTEQATAMKTLKGAYMRQLDSVNYYTEKIYPIVEGMKTFEEEKNSEEKKSEIKEDDEENHQKQKKSKCSESKLTKISLQRSKKK